From one Rattus rattus isolate New Zealand chromosome 15, Rrattus_CSIRO_v1, whole genome shotgun sequence genomic stretch:
- the Mzb1 gene encoding marginal zone B- and B1-cell-specific protein, translating into MRLPLPLLLLFGCRAILGSFADRVSLSATAPTLDDEEKYASHMPTHLRCDACRAVAYQMGQHLAKAEAKSHTPDSSGSQELSESTYTDVLDRTCSQNWQSYGVQEVNQMKRLMGPGLSKGPEPSISVMITGGPWPNRLSMTCFHYLGEFGEDQIYEAYRQGHETLEALLCGGTHGSCSQEIPAQREEL; encoded by the exons ATGAGACTACCTCTGCCGCTGTTGCTACTGTTCGGGTGCAGGGCTATCCTGGGGAGCTTCGCGGATAGGGTTTCCCTCTCAGCTACAGCTCCTACACTGGATGATGAAGAGAAGTACGCATCCCATATGCCGACTCACCTGCGCTGCGATGCCTGCCGGGCTGTGGCCTACCAG ATGGGCCAACATCTGGCGAAAGCAGAGGCTAAATCTCACACTCCAGACTCCAGTGGATCGCAGGAGCTGAGTGAATCCACATACACAGATGTGCTGGACCGGACCTGCTCTCAGAACTGGCAGTC CTATGGAGTCCAAGAAGTGAACCAGATGAAGCGTCTCATGGGCCCGGGACTTAGCAAGGGGCCAGAGCCCAGCATCAGCGTGATGATTACTGGGGGTCCCTGGCCCAATAG GCTCTCCATGACGTGTTTCCACTACCTGGGAGAGTTTGGAGAGGACCAGATCTATGAAGCCTACCGCCAAGGCCACGAGACTCTGGAGGCGCTACTCTGTGGGGGCACCCACGGGTCCTGCTCACAGGAGATCCCGGCTCAGAGAGAAGAGCTTTAG
- the Prob1 gene encoding proline-rich basic protein 1 has product MLTALAPLALPGLSRRLPASAGRQDSSGSSGSYHTAPGSPEPPDVGPDTEGQGTWLWVAPGRGAGAQPVLSVSAQNSRQQHCSGSGFPRGPGSGPPPPQPQLRMLPSGEMEVIFGAGPLFSRSDAEDLEEQQLMAPAFSSPLLPGPASPVSVSSQPQAPDGGSRWATYLELPPREPSPAVSGQYECVEVALEERTAPVRPRTVPKRQIELRPRPRSPSQDSRAPRPRLLLRTGSLDESLSRLQAAAGIVQTALARKLGSAVPAPSNVTLKSTGKRESTTNSQETAASTHVVLEEAKSRPPRAHDHSASAKAPRPWPSLRERAIRRDKPAPGTEPLGPVSSSIFLQSEEKIHQAHKQEPKTQFPRETPDRTVPRARSPSRGSRVVPSRVVRPRSPSPPLQAPNGAVRGPRCPSPQNLPQPHKIVWRTSSPAFPGASSAWEDRNASVEEVVSRRTPSPPPLSQWTRGVARVGNPCPEAPLPWKVPNSRGGDAAGLSRDPSLPALLPRESPHPIETRSPSPGETWSPVAQASSTALRQEALNGLTQKPESPTPSAPGTPELPEAQCLLSLENANIAFRGGQPSPDVDTTEQPRSHLTSILDDDVCPETLGSGEATSGRPRVTIPRPRDVRKMVKTTYAPSFPAGTPGSGLPAPPADTCGEEGDVSKTQKLPALESPAPTHYTSIFLKDFLPVVPHPYETPEPSLPATPKDAPQSSGVPRRRAENSTAKPFARSEIRLPGALAFGQRREKTPSVQRPGPGGENPDAEAQSLAPDREGRTSPLGGARTSTQRSPLESTGTRPPRPGSPQAGPNSSLRAAPELETPLVSPATAVQAPLLPDPPATAARTAAPFPRAASAPPTDRLHPASSLGTRRPPGAVPAGKVLVDPESGRYYFVEAPRQPRLRLLFDPESGQYVEVLLPPSPSPSRPPRQPYAPLALGPGLYPPVYGPISGPSLSPLSHNLPALGGLQLPWAPEAGSLEGMYYMPLSGTPSPAPPPLAFCAPPPSSGPIQSSKGSVFPL; this is encoded by the coding sequence ATGCTGACTGCGCTCGCCCCGCTAGCCCTTCCTGGGCTCTCAAGGCGGCTGCCTGCCTCTGCGGGGCGTCAGGACTCGTCCGGTTCGTCCGGCTCCTACCACACAGCTCCGGGTTCTCCGGAGCCCCCGGACGTTGGGCCGGACACAGAAGGCCAGGGGACTTGGCTCTGGGTGGCTCCTGGGCGGGGGGCGGGCGCGCAGCCTGTCCTGTCCGTCAGCGCCCAGAATAGCCGCCAGCAGCACTGCTCCGGCTCGGGTTTCCCGCGAGGCCCGGGCTCCGGCCCGCCGCCGCCCCAGCCCCAGCTGCGCATGCTGCCGTCGGGGGAGATGGAAGTCATCTTCGGCGCGGGGCCTCTGTTCAGCCGCTCCGACGCGGAGGATCTGGAGGAGCAACAGCTCATGGCGCCTGCCTTCAGCAGTCCCCTGCTGCCTGGGCCAGCGTCTCCGGTCTCTGTGTCGTCGCAGCCGCAAGCCCCCGACGGGGGCTCTCGCTGGGCCACCTACCTGGAGCTGCCGCCCCGCGAGCCGAGTCCTGCCGTCTCAGGCCAGTACGAATGTGTGGAGGTGGCCCTGGAGGAGCGCACCGCGCCCGTTAGACCCCGCACGGTACCGAAACGTCAGATCGAGTTGCGTCCGCGGCCTCGGAGTCCCTCGCAGGACAGTCGCGCGCCGCGTCCCCGACTGCTCCTGCGCACCGGCTCCCTGGACGAGTCTCTGAGCCGCTTGCAGGCCGCCGCGGGCATCGTGCAGACGGCGCTGGCCAGAAAACTAGGCTCTGCGGTCCCAGCCCCCAGCAACGTCACTTTGAAGTCTACGGGCAAGCGAGAATCCACGACGAACTCTCAGGAAACGGCAGCCAGCACTCATGTGGTCCTGGAAGAGGCCAAGTCCCGGCCACCCCGCGCACACGATCATTCTGCCTCGGCCAAAGCCCCACGGCCTTGGCCTAGCCTCCGAGAGCGAGCGATTCGGCGGGACAAGCCGGCACCCGGGACCGAGCCTCTGGGTCCAGTTAGTTCCAGCATCTTTCTGCAGTCAGAGGAGAAAATTCACCAGGCTCACAAACAGGAACCCAAGACCCAGTTCCCCCGTGAGACTCCCGATCGAACCGTGCCGAGGGCACGGAGTCCTTCCAGGGGTTCCCGGGTGGTTCCCAGTAGGGTTGTGAGACCGAGAAGCCCATCTCCTCCGCTGCAGGCTCCAAACGGGGCCGTGCGGGGTCCTCGCTGCCCGTCTCCCCAGAACCTCCCACAACCTCATAAGATTGTTTGGAGAACGAGTAGCCCGGCTTTCCCTGGCGCATCCTCTGCCTGGGAGGATCGGAATGCCTCCGTCGAGGAAGTCGTCAGCAGAAGGACCCCTTCCCCGCCACCACTTTCCCAATGGACTCGGGGTGTCGCTAGAGTTGGGAACCCATGTCCCGAAGCGCCTCTCCCGTGGAAGGTTCCGAATTCGAGAGGCGGAGATGCAGCAGGACTGAGTAGGGACCCGTCCCTGCCAGCCCTGCTCCCACGGGAGTCACCTCATCCTATTGAAACGCGTAGCCCATCGCCCGGAGAGACTTGGAGTCCGGTTGCCCAGGCTTCATCGACGGCATTGCGTCAGGAAGCTTTGAATGGTTTAACTCAGAAGCCGGAGTCGCCTACACCATCAGCACCCGggactccagagctcccagaggcgCAGTGTCTGCTCTCACTGGAAAATGCGAATATTGCCTTCAGAGGCGGTCAGCCCTCTCCAGATGTAGATACAACGGAACAGCCCCGAAGTCATCTGACAAGCATCCTGGACGACGATGTGTGCCCAGAAACCTTGGGCTCGGGAGAAGCGACTTCCGGACGTCCGCGCGTGACCATTCCGCGACCGCGAGACGTGCGCAAGATGGTCAAGACTACCTACGCGCCAAGCTTCCCTGCAGGGACCCCAGGCTCCGGGCTTCCCGCGCCCCCTGCGGACACCTGCGGGGAGGAGGGTGACGTATCCAAAACGCAAAAGCTCCCGGCACTTGAGTCGCCCGCCCCGACTCATTACACATCCATTTTTCTCAAGGACTTTCTGCCTGTGGTTCCTCATCCCTACGAGACACCAGAGCCTTCACTCCCTGCAACCCCTAAGGATGCCCCCCAGTCCAGCGGGGTCCCGAGGCGGAGGGCAGAGAACAGCACCGCGAAGCCTTTCGCTCGCAGTGAGATCCGCTTGCCTGGCGCTCTAGCCTTCGGCCAGCGGCGAGAGAAAACTCCGAGTGTCCAAAGACCGGGTCCTGGAGGAGAAAACCCGGATGCTGAGGCCCAGAGTCTGGCCCCAGATCGCGAGGGTCGGACCAGCCCTTTAGGAGGCGCTCGCACCTCAACCCAGCGTTCCCCTTTAGAGTCCACAGGGACCAGACCACCTCGCCCCGGGTCCCCGCAGGCGGGTCCCAACTCCAGCCTTAGGGCAGCACCCGAATTAGAGACACCGCTTGTGTCTCCTGCAACTGCGGTCCAGGCGCCCCTCCTTCCGGATCCTCCGGCGACGGCAGCCAGGACGGCTGCACCCTTCCCGCGAGCGGCCTCCGCGCCTCCCACCGACCGGCTCCATCCTGCATCCTCCCTGGGGACGCGCAGGCCTCCGGGAGCCGTGCCCGCGGGGAAGGTCCTCGTAGACCCGGAGAGCGGCCGGTACTACTTTGTGGAGGCGCCGAGGCAGCCGAGGCTGAGGCTGCTCTTCGATCCCGAGAGCGGGCAGTATGTGGAAGTTCTGCTGCCACCGTCGCCCTCTCCCTCCCGGCCGCCACGCCAACCCTATGCCCCGCTGGCCTTAGGGCCCGGCCTCTACCCGCCCGTCTATGGGCCTATCTCTGGCCCGTCACTGTCGCCGCTGTCTCACAATCTGCCAGCCCTTGGTGGTCTCCAGCTACCTTGGGCTCCTGAGGCTGGATCCCTGGAGGGGATGTACTACATGCCCTTGAGCGGGACCCCTAGTCCGGCACCGCCGCCGCTGGCCttctgtgccccaccccccagtTCTGGTCCCATCCAGTCCAGCAAGGGTTCTGTGTTTCCTTTGTAA
- the Paip2 gene encoding polyadenylate-binding protein-interacting protein 2, which yields MKDPSRSSTSPSIINDDVIINGHSHEEDNPFAEYMWMENEEEFNRQIEEELWEEEFIERCFQEMLEEEEEHEWFIPARDLPQTMDQIQDQFNDLVISDGSSLEDLVVKSNLNPNAKEFVPGVKY from the exons ATGAAAGATCCAAGTCGCAGCAGTACTAGCCCAAGCATCATCAATGACGATGTGATTATTAACGGTCATTCTCATGAAGAGGATAATCCATTTGCAGAGTACATGTGGATGGAAAATGAAGAGGAATTCAACAGACAA ATAGAAGAGGAGTTGTGGGAAGAAGAATTTATTGAACGCTGTTTCCAAGAAAtgctggaagaggaagaagaacatgAATGGTTTATTCCAGCCCGAGATCTCCCACAAACTATGGACCAAATCCAAGACCAGTTTAATGACCTTGTTATCAGTGATGGCTCTTCTCTGGAAGATCTTGTG gTGAAGAGCAATCTGAATCCCAATGCAAAGGAGTTTGTTCCTGGGGTGAAGTACTGA
- the Slc23a1 gene encoding solute carrier family 23 member 1 codes for MLYKIEDVPPWYLCILLGFQHYLTCFSGTIAVPFLLAEALCVGRDQHMISQLIGTIFTCVGITTLIQTTVGIRLPLFQASAFAFLVPAKAILALERWKCPPEEEIYGNWSMPLNTSHIWHPRIREVQGAIMVSSVVEVVIGLLGLPGALLSYIGPLTVTPTVSLIGLSVFQAAGDRAGSHWGISACSILLIVLFSQYLRNLTFLLPVYRWGKGLTLFRIQIFKMFPIVLAIMTVWLLCYVLTLTDVLPADPTVYGFQARTDARGDIMAISPWIRIPYPCQWGLPTVTVAAVLGMFSATLAGIIESIGDYYACARLAGAPPPPVHAINRGIFTEGICCIIAGLLGTGNGSTSSSPNIGVLGITKVGSRRVVQYGAGIMLILGAIGKFTALFASLPDPILGGMFCTLFGMITAVGLSNLQFVDMNSSRNLFVLGFSMFFGLTLPNYLDSNPGAINTGVPEVDQILTVLLTTEMFVGGCLAFILDNTVPGSPEERGLIQWKAGAHANSETLASLKSYDFPFGMGMVKRTTFFRYIPICPVFRGFSKTENQPAVLEDTPDNTETGSVCTKV; via the exons ATGTTGTACAAGATTGAGGACGTGCCACCATGGTACCTGTGTATCCTGCTGGGCTTCCAG CATTACCTTACATGCTTCAGTGGTACCATTGCTGTGCCCTTCCTCCTGGCTGAGGCGCTGTGTGTGGGCCGCGACCAGCACATGATCAGTCAGCTCATTGGTACCATCTTCACCTGCGTGGGTATCACCACTCTCATTCAGACTACAGTGGGCATCCG GCTGCCGCTGTTCCAGGCCAGTGCCTTTGCGTTTCTGGTTCCAGCCAAGGCTATCCTGGCTTTGGAGAGGTGGAAGTGTCCTCCAGAAG AGGAGATCTACGGTAACTGGAGTATGCCCCTGAACACCTCTCATATCTGGCACCCTCGGATTCGGGAG GTCCAGGGTGCAATCATGGTGTCCAGCGTGGTAGAGGTGGTGATTGGGCTGTTGGGGCTGCCTGGGGCCCTGCTCAGCTACATTGGGCCTCTCACGGTCACCCCCACTGTCTCCCTTATCGGTCTCTCTGTTTTCCAAGCTGCTGGCGACCGAGCTGGCTCCCATTGGGGCATTTCGGCTTG ctccATTCTACTGATCGTCCTGTTCTCCCAGTATCTACGCAACCTCACCTTCCTGTTGCCTGTTTACCGATGGGGCAAGGGTCTTACTCTCTTCCGCATCCAGATCTTTAAGATGTTTCCG ATCGTGCTGGCCATCATGACCGTGTGGCTACTCTGCTATGTGCTGACCCTGACAGACGTGCTGCCCGCAGATCCCACAGTCTACGGTTTCCAGGCTCGAACTGATGCCCGAGGGGACATCATGGCTATCTCTCCCTGGATCCGGATCCCCTACCCAT GTCAATGGGGCCTACCCACAGTGACCGTGGCTGCAGTTCTGGGAATGTTCAGCGCCACACTGGCGGGCATCATCGAGTCCATCGGTGATTACTATGCCTGCGCCCGGTTGGCTGGAGCACCACCCCCTCCAGTCCATGCTATCAACAG GGGGATTTTCACCGAAGGCATCTGCTGCATCATCGCTGGGCTACTGGGCACAGGCAACGGGTCCACCTCTTCCAGCCCCAACATCGGGGTCCTAGGGATTACCAAG GTGGGGAGCCGAAGAGTCGTGCAGTATGGTGCAGGTATCATGCTAATCCTGGGGGCCATTGGCAAATTCACAGCTCTCTTCGCCTCACTGCCGGACCCCATCCTGGGAGGGATGTTCTGCACTCTTTTCG GTATGATCACCGCTGTGGGACTGTCCAATCTACAGTTCGTGGACATGAACTCCTCCCGCAACCTCTTTGTATTGGGATTCTCCATGTTCTTCGGCCTCACGCTACCCAACTACCTGGATTCCAACCCAGGTGCCATCAACACAG GCGTTCCTGAAGTGGATCAGATCCTAACTGTGCTGCTGACCACAGAGATGTTTGTTGGTGGCTGTCTTGCTTTCATACTGGACAACACAGTGCCAG GGAGCCCAGAGGAAAGAGGCCTGATACAGTGGAAAGCCGGGGCACACGCCAACAGTGAGACGCTGGCCAGTCTCAAGAGCTACGATTTCCCGTTCGGGATGGGCATGGTAAAAAGGACCACCTTTTTTAGATACATCCCCATCTGCCCAGTCTTCAGAGGATTCTCTAAGACAGAAAATCAGCCTGCAGTTCTAGAAGACACTCCAGACAACACAGAAACTGGGTCTGTGTGTACCAAGGTCTGA